Proteins encoded by one window of Streptomyces sp. NBC_01571:
- a CDS encoding barstar family protein, whose amino-acid sequence MIDGTLADVLAAAGWAHFRLDLAGVTDKPAFMDRCARALDLPDWFGRNWDALADCLGDLSWAPPARGRLLVVTGWRDFARAAPREWGIAQEVFAEATDHGRGTAGALQVVLALGGSDDGRTGRPG is encoded by the coding sequence ATGATCGACGGCACCCTCGCGGACGTCCTGGCCGCCGCCGGCTGGGCCCATTTCCGGCTCGACCTCGCCGGGGTCACCGACAAACCCGCGTTCATGGACCGCTGCGCCCGCGCCCTCGACCTGCCCGACTGGTTCGGGCGGAACTGGGACGCCCTCGCCGACTGCCTCGGAGACCTGTCCTGGGCCCCGCCCGCCCGTGGACGGCTGCTCGTCGTCACCGGCTGGCGGGACTTCGCCCGAGCCGCGCCACGGGAGTGGGGCATCGCGCAGGAGGTGTTCGCCGAGGCCACCGACCACGGGCGTGGCACCGCGGGGGCGCTCCAGGTCGTCCTCGCTCTTGGAGGATCCGACGACGGCCGGACCGGCCGGCCTGGATGA
- a CDS encoding primosomal protein N' gives MSSANGRGEGDAEGAPPEQLALIREGVRQARAPKAKPRTWRGAALAKELPVARVLVDKGVLHLDRYFDYAVPEELDAQAQPGVRVRVRFGAGRHRVRDGRREGGGLIDGFLVERLAESDYSGPLAALAQVVSPEPVLGPELLGLARAVADRYAGSLADVLQLAVPPRNARAEAKPSPAPLPAPEAPTAESWTRYVRGAAFVESLARGGSPRAVWNALPGPGWAEELARAVGATLASGRGALVVVPDGRTVSRVDAALTSLLGEGRHAVLTAEAGPEKRYGEWLAVRRGSVRAVVGTRAAMFAPVRDLGLVVLWDDGDGSHSEPHAPQPHAREVLLLRAAHDRCAFLLGSWSCTVEAAQLVESGWALPLAAERDQVRASAPLVRTVGDGDLARDEAARAARLPTLAWQVVREGLRHGPVLVQVPRRGYVPRLACAQCRAPARCRHCAGPLEAQDAGALRCTWCGRDEAAWHCPECGGFRLRAQIVGARRTAEELGRAFPAVPVRTSGREQVLDTVPGAPALVVSTPGAEPVAEGGYAAALLLDGWAMLSRPDLRAGEEALRRWIGASALVRGQGAGGTVVVVAEPTLRPVQALVRWDPVGHAVRELAERAELGFPPVSRMAAVSGTAEALAGFLAVVELPGDAEVLGPVPLPVTDAGRPRRVGAPPPGERWERALVRVPPGSGAVLAAALKAAQAARMARGGSEPVRIRIDPPDIG, from the coding sequence GTGAGCAGCGCGAACGGGCGGGGTGAGGGTGACGCGGAGGGCGCGCCGCCCGAGCAGCTTGCGCTGATCCGCGAGGGCGTGCGGCAGGCCAGGGCACCGAAGGCGAAGCCGCGGACCTGGCGCGGCGCCGCGCTGGCCAAGGAGCTGCCCGTCGCGCGCGTGCTCGTCGACAAGGGCGTGCTGCATCTCGACCGGTACTTCGACTATGCCGTGCCCGAGGAGCTCGACGCCCAGGCTCAGCCCGGTGTCCGGGTCCGGGTGCGGTTCGGGGCCGGGCGGCACCGGGTGCGGGACGGGCGGCGCGAGGGCGGGGGCCTCATCGACGGCTTCCTCGTCGAGCGGCTGGCCGAGTCCGACTACTCAGGACCGCTCGCCGCGCTGGCCCAGGTGGTGTCTCCCGAACCGGTCCTCGGCCCCGAGCTGCTGGGCCTGGCCCGGGCCGTCGCCGACCGGTACGCGGGCAGCCTCGCCGATGTGCTGCAACTCGCCGTGCCGCCGCGCAACGCCCGGGCCGAGGCGAAGCCCTCTCCGGCGCCCCTGCCCGCTCCCGAGGCGCCCACGGCGGAGTCCTGGACGCGGTATGTGCGAGGCGCGGCCTTTGTGGAGTCGCTCGCCCGCGGCGGCTCCCCGCGGGCCGTGTGGAACGCGCTGCCGGGGCCCGGATGGGCGGAGGAACTGGCGCGGGCCGTGGGCGCGACGCTCGCCTCGGGACGGGGCGCGCTCGTCGTCGTGCCGGACGGCCGGACCGTCTCCCGTGTGGACGCGGCGCTGACCTCGTTGCTGGGGGAGGGGCGGCACGCGGTCCTCACGGCCGAGGCCGGACCCGAGAAGCGCTACGGGGAGTGGCTCGCCGTGCGGCGCGGGTCCGTACGGGCGGTCGTGGGGACGCGCGCCGCCATGTTCGCTCCGGTGCGTGACCTCGGACTCGTCGTTCTCTGGGACGACGGGGACGGCAGCCACAGCGAGCCGCACGCACCCCAGCCGCACGCGCGGGAGGTCCTGCTGCTGCGGGCCGCCCATGACAGATGTGCCTTTCTGCTGGGGAGTTGGAGCTGCACGGTGGAGGCCGCGCAGTTGGTCGAGAGCGGCTGGGCATTGCCGCTGGCCGCCGAGCGGGACCAGGTGAGGGCGAGTGCGCCGCTCGTACGGACCGTGGGTGACGGGGATCTCGCACGGGACGAGGCGGCCCGGGCCGCCCGGCTGCCCACCCTGGCCTGGCAGGTGGTCAGGGAGGGGCTGCGGCACGGGCCTGTGCTGGTCCAGGTGCCGAGGCGCGGCTACGTGCCGCGGCTGGCCTGCGCGCAGTGCCGGGCTCCGGCCCGCTGCCGGCACTGCGCCGGCCCCTTGGAGGCGCAGGACGCGGGCGCGCTGCGGTGCACGTGGTGCGGGCGCGACGAGGCGGCCTGGCACTGTCCCGAGTGCGGTGGGTTCCGGCTGCGCGCGCAGATCGTGGGCGCCCGGCGGACCGCCGAGGAGCTGGGCCGGGCCTTTCCGGCGGTGCCGGTCCGGACCTCGGGGCGCGAGCAGGTGCTCGACACGGTGCCGGGAGCACCCGCGCTCGTCGTGTCCACCCCGGGCGCCGAACCCGTCGCGGAGGGCGGGTACGCGGCCGCGCTGCTGCTCGACGGCTGGGCGATGCTGTCGCGGCCCGATCTGCGGGCCGGCGAGGAGGCGCTGCGGCGCTGGATCGGGGCCTCGGCGCTGGTGCGCGGGCAGGGAGCGGGCGGCACCGTGGTGGTCGTCGCGGAGCCGACACTGCGGCCCGTACAGGCACTCGTACGGTGGGACCCCGTCGGGCACGCGGTGCGTGAGCTCGCCGAGCGGGCCGAGCTGGGATTTCCGCCGGTGTCACGGATGGCGGCGGTGTCGGGTACGGCGGAGGCGCTCGCCGGTTTTCTCGCGGTGGTCGAACTTCCGGGCGACGCCGAGGTGTTGGGGCCGGTGCCGCTGCCCGTCACGGATGCCGGGCGACCGCGTCGGGTGGGGGCGCCGCCTCCGGGAGAGCGGTGGGAGCGCGCTCTCGTCCGAGTGCCGCCGGGGAGCGGTGCCGTACTGGCGGCCGCGCTGAAGGCCGCACAGGCGGCGCGGATGGCGCGTGGGGGGAGCGAGCCCGTACGGATTCGGATCGATCCGCCGGACATCGGGTGA
- the coaBC gene encoding bifunctional phosphopantothenoylcysteine decarboxylase/phosphopantothenate--cysteine ligase CoaBC, whose product MGKPKVVLGVSGGIAAYKACELLRRLTESGHDVRVVPTASALHFVGAATWSALSGHPVSTEVWSDVHEVPHVRIGQDADLVVVAPATTDMLAKAAHGLADDLLTNTLLTARCPVVFAPAMHTEMWEHPATQENVATLRRRGAVVIEPAVGRLTGVDTGKGRLPDPTEIFEVCRRVLARGVREPDLAGRHVVVSAGGTREPLDPVRFLGNRSSGKQGYALARTAAARGARVTLIAANTGLPDPAGVDVVRVGTAVQLREAVLKATPDADAVVMAAAVADFRPAAYAAGKIKKKDGQEPEPIVLVRNPDILAEISADRSRPGQIVVGFAAETDDVLANGRAKLERKGCDLLVVNEVGERRTFGSEENEAVVLGADGSETAVPYGPKEALAETVWDLVTRRLR is encoded by the coding sequence GTGGGCAAGCCGAAGGTCGTACTGGGGGTCAGCGGTGGCATCGCCGCGTACAAGGCGTGCGAGCTGCTGCGCAGGCTGACGGAGTCGGGGCACGACGTGCGGGTCGTACCGACCGCGTCCGCGCTGCACTTCGTGGGCGCCGCCACCTGGTCCGCGCTCTCCGGACACCCGGTCTCCACCGAGGTCTGGTCGGACGTCCACGAGGTCCCGCACGTCCGCATCGGGCAGGACGCGGACCTGGTGGTGGTGGCCCCCGCGACGACGGACATGCTCGCCAAGGCCGCCCACGGTCTCGCCGACGACCTCCTCACCAACACCCTGCTCACCGCCCGCTGCCCGGTCGTCTTCGCGCCCGCCATGCACACCGAGATGTGGGAGCACCCGGCCACCCAGGAGAACGTGGCGACGCTGCGCCGCCGCGGCGCCGTCGTCATCGAGCCCGCGGTGGGCCGCCTGACCGGCGTGGACACCGGCAAGGGCCGGCTGCCCGACCCCACGGAGATCTTCGAGGTCTGCCGCCGGGTGCTGGCGCGGGGCGTGCGGGAACCCGACCTCGCCGGCCGCCATGTCGTCGTCAGCGCCGGCGGTACCCGCGAACCGCTCGACCCCGTCCGCTTCCTCGGCAACCGTTCCTCCGGCAAGCAGGGGTACGCCCTCGCCCGCACCGCCGCCGCGCGAGGGGCCCGGGTGACGCTGATCGCCGCGAACACCGGACTGCCGGACCCGGCGGGCGTGGACGTGGTGCGGGTCGGCACGGCCGTGCAGCTGCGCGAGGCGGTGCTCAAGGCGACCCCGGACGCCGACGCCGTGGTCATGGCGGCGGCCGTGGCGGACTTCCGCCCCGCCGCGTACGCGGCGGGGAAGATCAAGAAGAAGGACGGCCAGGAGCCGGAGCCGATCGTCCTGGTCCGTAATCCGGACATCCTCGCCGAGATCTCGGCGGACCGTTCGCGTCCCGGCCAGATCGTGGTCGGTTTCGCCGCCGAGACGGACGACGTCCTCGCCAACGGCCGCGCGAAACTGGAACGCAAGGGGTGCGATCTCCTCGTGGTGAACGAGGTGGGGGAGCGCAGGACCTTCGGCTCCGAGGAGAACGAGGCCGTGGTGCTGGGTGCCGACGGCAGTGAGACCGCGGTGCCGTACGGACCCAAGGAAGCCCTGGCCGAGACCGTGTGGGATCTGGTGACACGCCGTCTGAGGTAG
- the gmk gene encoding guanylate kinase, with translation MSERPRLTVLSGPSGVGKSTVVAHMRKEHPEVWLSVSATTRKPRPGEKHGVHYFFVSDDEMDKLIANGELLEWAEFAGNRYGTPRAAVLEHLETGVPVLLEIDLQGARQVRESMPEALLVFLAPPSWEELVRRLTGRGTEPPEVIERRLEAAKIELAAEPEFDVTLVNTSVEDVARELLALMEVV, from the coding sequence ATGAGTGAACGTCCGCGGCTGACCGTGCTCTCCGGCCCCTCAGGGGTCGGCAAGAGCACGGTCGTCGCTCATATGCGCAAGGAACACCCCGAGGTCTGGCTCTCGGTGTCGGCGACGACCCGCAAGCCGCGCCCGGGTGAGAAGCACGGGGTCCACTACTTCTTCGTCTCGGACGACGAGATGGACAAGCTGATCGCCAACGGCGAGCTCCTGGAGTGGGCCGAATTCGCCGGCAACCGCTACGGGACACCCCGCGCCGCTGTCCTCGAGCACCTGGAGACGGGTGTGCCGGTCCTCCTGGAGATCGACCTCCAGGGCGCCCGGCAGGTCCGCGAGTCCATGCCCGAGGCGCTGCTCGTGTTCCTGGCTCCGCCCTCCTGGGAGGAGCTGGTGCGCAGGCTCACCGGGCGGGGCACCGAACCGCCCGAGGTGATCGAACGCCGTCTGGAGGCCGCCAAGATCGAACTGGCGGCCGAGCCGGAGTTCGACGTCACCCTGGTCAACACCTCCGTCGAGGACGTGGCGCGTGAGCTGCTAGCCTTGATGGAAGTTGTTTGA
- the fmt gene encoding methionyl-tRNA formyltransferase: MKLVFAGTPEVAVPALDALIASGRHEVAAVVTRPDAPAGRGRRLVASPVAERAAEAGIEVLKPARPRDEEFLARLREIGPDCCPVVAYGALLPRVALDVPAHGWVNLHFSLLPAWRGAAPVQHAVMAGDEITGASTFLIEEGLDSGPVYGTVTEEVRPTDTSGDLLTRLAFAGSGLLLATMDGIEDGTLKAVPQPADGVTLAPKISVENAHVDWSAPALRVDRVVRGCTPAPGAWTVFRGERLKLVQVAPVPERTDLAPGELSVGKNNVYVGTGSYAVELLWVQAQGKKPMRAADWARGVRISSGEGLGV, translated from the coding sequence ATGAAGCTCGTCTTCGCAGGTACCCCCGAGGTCGCCGTTCCCGCTCTGGACGCCCTGATCGCGTCCGGGCGGCACGAGGTGGCCGCCGTCGTCACGCGACCCGACGCGCCCGCCGGGCGGGGGCGCCGGCTCGTCGCGAGTCCGGTCGCCGAGCGCGCGGCGGAGGCCGGGATCGAGGTGCTGAAGCCGGCCAGGCCGCGGGACGAGGAGTTCCTGGCGCGCCTGCGGGAGATCGGCCCCGACTGCTGCCCCGTGGTGGCCTACGGGGCGCTGCTGCCCCGGGTCGCCCTCGACGTGCCCGCCCACGGCTGGGTCAACCTGCACTTCTCGCTGCTGCCCGCCTGGCGCGGCGCCGCCCCGGTGCAGCACGCGGTGATGGCGGGCGACGAGATCACCGGTGCCTCCACCTTCCTCATCGAGGAGGGGCTCGACTCGGGGCCCGTGTACGGGACCGTCACCGAGGAGGTCCGGCCCACCGACACCAGCGGGGACCTGCTGACCCGGCTGGCCTTCGCCGGTTCCGGGCTGCTCCTCGCGACCATGGACGGCATCGAGGACGGCACCCTGAAGGCGGTACCGCAGCCGGCCGACGGCGTCACCCTGGCGCCGAAGATCAGCGTCGAGAACGCCCACGTCGACTGGTCCGCGCCGGCGCTGCGCGTGGACCGGGTGGTACGCGGGTGCACCCCCGCGCCGGGCGCCTGGACCGTCTTCCGCGGCGAGCGGCTCAAGCTCGTGCAGGTCGCGCCGGTGCCCGAGCGCACCGACCTCGCCCCGGGCGAGCTGTCCGTCGGCAAGAACAACGTGTACGTCGGAACCGGTTCGTACGCCGTCGAACTGCTCTGGGTCCAGGCCCAGGGCAAGAAGCCGATGCGCGCCGCCGACTGGGCACGTGGCGTGCGGATCTCCTCCGGAGAGGGGCTCGGGGTCTGA
- a CDS encoding RsmB/NOP family class I SAM-dependent RNA methyltransferase has product MSEQSRRPSKPGKPYRRPQKDPVRFLAFEALRAVDERDAYANLVLPPLLRKAREKGDFDGRDAALATELVYGTLRRQGTYDAVISACVDRPLREVDPPVLDVLSLGVHQLLGTRIPTHAAVSASVELARVVLGDGRAKFVNAVLRKVARQDLDGWLEQVAPPYDDDPEDHLAVVHSHPRWVVSALWDSLGGGRAGIEDLLEADNERPEVTLVARPGRATASELLDALGEESALPGRWSPYAVRLSEGGEPGAIDAVREGRAGVQDEGSQLVALALANAPLDGPDKAWLDGCAGPGGKAAMLAGLAAERGAVLLASEKQPHRAGLVAKALAGNPGPYQVIAADGTRPPWLPGTFDRVLMDVPCTGLGALRRRPEARWRRRPEDLDGFASLQRGLLRTALDSVRIGGVVGYATCSPHLAETRAVVDDVLKHYENGSAELLDARPLLPDVPALGDGPDVQLWPHLHGTDAMYLALIRRTA; this is encoded by the coding sequence GTGAGTGAGCAGTCCCGTCGGCCGAGCAAGCCCGGCAAGCCCTACCGCCGCCCCCAGAAGGACCCCGTCCGCTTCCTCGCCTTCGAGGCGCTGCGGGCCGTGGACGAGCGGGACGCGTACGCCAACCTCGTCCTGCCCCCGCTGCTGCGCAAGGCGCGGGAGAAGGGCGACTTCGACGGGCGGGACGCGGCGCTGGCGACCGAGCTCGTGTACGGGACGCTGCGTCGCCAGGGCACGTACGACGCCGTCATCTCGGCCTGTGTCGACCGGCCGCTGCGCGAGGTCGACCCGCCGGTGCTGGACGTCCTCAGCCTCGGCGTCCACCAGCTGCTCGGGACACGCATCCCGACGCACGCCGCCGTGTCCGCCTCGGTCGAACTCGCCCGCGTCGTGCTCGGCGACGGGCGCGCCAAGTTCGTCAACGCCGTGCTGCGCAAGGTCGCGCGGCAGGATCTCGACGGCTGGCTGGAGCAGGTCGCGCCGCCCTACGACGACGACCCCGAGGACCATCTGGCCGTCGTGCACTCCCACCCGCGCTGGGTCGTCTCCGCGCTGTGGGACTCGCTCGGCGGCGGGCGGGCCGGGATCGAGGACCTGCTGGAGGCCGACAACGAACGGCCCGAGGTGACCCTCGTCGCCCGGCCCGGACGCGCCACCGCGAGCGAACTCCTCGACGCCCTGGGGGAGGAGTCCGCCCTGCCGGGGCGCTGGTCGCCGTATGCCGTGCGGCTCAGCGAGGGCGGCGAACCGGGTGCCATCGACGCCGTACGGGAGGGGCGTGCGGGCGTCCAGGACGAGGGCAGCCAGCTGGTGGCCCTGGCCCTCGCGAACGCGCCGCTCGACGGGCCCGACAAGGCCTGGCTGGACGGCTGCGCGGGCCCCGGCGGCAAGGCCGCCATGCTCGCCGGTCTCGCCGCCGAGCGCGGTGCAGTGCTGCTCGCCTCGGAGAAGCAGCCGCACCGGGCCGGGCTCGTGGCGAAGGCGCTGGCCGGGAACCCCGGCCCCTACCAGGTCATCGCCGCCGACGGCACCCGTCCGCCGTGGCTGCCCGGGACGTTCGACCGCGTCCTCATGGACGTGCCCTGCACCGGCCTCGGCGCCCTGCGGCGCCGTCCCGAGGCGCGCTGGCGGCGCCGCCCGGAGGACCTGGACGGGTTCGCGTCGTTGCAGCGCGGGCTGCTGCGCACCGCGCTCGACTCCGTCCGGATCGGCGGCGTCGTCGGATACGCGACCTGCTCGCCGCACCTCGCCGAGACCCGCGCGGTCGTGGACGACGTGCTCAAGCACTACGAGAACGGCTCGGCCGAACTGCTCGACGCCCGTCCGCTGCTCCCGGACGTACCGGCGCTCGGCGACGGCCCCGACGTCCAGCTGTGGCCGCATCTGCACGGGACGGACGCGATGTACCTGGCGCTGATCAGGCGGACCGCCTGA
- the rpoZ gene encoding DNA-directed RNA polymerase subunit omega, producing MSSSTTAPEGIINPPIDELLEATDSKYSLVIYAAKRARQINAYYSQLGEGLLEYVGPLVDTHVHEKPLSIALREINAGLLTSEAVEGPAQ from the coding sequence GTGTCCTCTTCCACCACCGCTCCCGAGGGCATCATCAACCCTCCGATCGACGAGCTCCTCGAGGCCACCGACTCGAAGTACAGCCTCGTGATCTACGCGGCCAAGCGCGCCCGTCAGATCAACGCGTACTACTCGCAGCTCGGCGAGGGCCTCCTCGAGTACGTCGGTCCGCTCGTCGACACCCACGTCCACGAGAAGCCGCTCTCCATCGCCCTGCGCGAGATCAACGCGGGTCTGCTGACGTCCGAGGCCGTTGAGGGCCCCGCACAGTAG
- a CDS encoding ribonuclease domain-containing protein, with translation MPPRSVPRLVAGLVLCLAALLTGCSPAPSPPSPADTAPGISAPGRTHGMGTVREARLPAEARATLALIDRGGPFPYARDGVVFGNLERLLPLHQRGYYHEYTARTPGEGDRGARRIVTGQGGEIYYTDDHYKSFRAVLR, from the coding sequence ATGCCGCCGCGGTCGGTGCCCAGGCTCGTCGCGGGTCTCGTCCTGTGCCTGGCGGCCCTGCTCACGGGGTGCTCCCCGGCTCCCTCGCCCCCCTCCCCGGCGGACACCGCCCCCGGCATCTCCGCGCCCGGCCGGACGCACGGCATGGGCACCGTGCGGGAGGCCCGCCTCCCCGCGGAAGCGCGCGCGACCCTCGCCCTCATCGACCGGGGCGGCCCCTTCCCGTACGCCAGGGACGGCGTCGTCTTCGGCAACCTCGAGCGGCTGCTGCCGCTCCACCAGCGCGGCTACTACCACGAGTACACCGCCAGGACGCCGGGCGAAGGGGACCGGGGAGCCCGGCGCATTGTCACCGGGCAGGGCGGTGAGATCTACTACACCGATGATCACTACAAGTCCTTCCGGGCGGTGTTGAGATGA
- the rpe gene encoding ribulose-phosphate 3-epimerase produces MAVQINPSILSADFARLAQEAQAVQGADWLHVDVMDNHFVPNLTLGVPVVESLARATDTPLDCHLMIEDVDRWAPQYVEAGAGSVTFHVEAAAAPVRLAREIRAMGARASMALKPATPIEPYEDLLPELDMLLVMTVEPGFGGQAFLDIMLPKIRRTRELISKHGLELWLQVDGGVSASTIERCAEAGADVFVAGSAVYGASDPAQAVRALRTQAQEATAHAAWACDH; encoded by the coding sequence ATGGCCGTGCAGATCAACCCCAGCATTCTCTCCGCCGACTTCGCCCGTCTTGCCCAGGAGGCACAGGCGGTGCAGGGAGCGGACTGGCTCCATGTCGACGTCATGGACAACCACTTCGTACCGAACCTCACGCTCGGGGTGCCGGTCGTGGAATCCCTGGCCCGCGCGACGGACACGCCGCTGGACTGCCATCTGATGATCGAGGACGTCGATCGGTGGGCGCCCCAGTACGTCGAAGCGGGTGCGGGTTCCGTCACCTTCCACGTGGAGGCGGCCGCGGCGCCGGTGCGGCTCGCCCGCGAGATCCGGGCCATGGGCGCCCGCGCCTCCATGGCGCTCAAGCCCGCCACCCCGATCGAGCCGTACGAGGATCTGCTGCCCGAGCTCGACATGCTGCTGGTCATGACGGTGGAGCCGGGTTTCGGGGGCCAGGCGTTCCTGGACATCATGCTTCCGAAGATCCGCCGCACCCGTGAGCTGATCAGCAAGCACGGACTCGAACTCTGGCTCCAGGTCGACGGCGGTGTCTCGGCCTCCACCATCGAGCGGTGCGCCGAGGCGGGCGCGGACGTTTTCGTCGCGGGTTCGGCGGTCTACGGGGCATCGGACCCGGCCCAGGCGGTACGTGCATTGCGCACCCAGGCACAGGAGGCGACGGCTCATGCGGCGTGGGCGTGCGACCACTGA
- a CDS encoding sugar-binding transcriptional regulator, whose protein sequence is MNSSEESAVSGMSAGRSAMRMGPAELVQAAAMARRFYLEGKSKIQIAEEFGVSRFKVARVLETALERDLVRIEIRVPAELDAERSDALRARYGLRHAVVVESPADAEESPDPENLGEVAADLLGELVNEGDVLGLAWGRSTIHMAAALDRLPPCTVVQLTGVYDAGTAERGSVEAVRRAAQVSGGDAHPIYAPMLLPDAATAAALRSQTGIARAFEYFDKVTVACVSIGSWEPGISTVHDMLSDEERAHYASLGVAAEMSAHLFDTEGRRVGRDLGERCITVEADRLRRIPEVVAIAGGQRKAAAIDAVLRSGLVTSLVTDTSAADYLMTAGPAPRPALSRQDPDGP, encoded by the coding sequence GTGAACAGCAGTGAGGAGAGCGCCGTGTCGGGTATGTCGGCGGGCCGGTCAGCCATGCGGATGGGACCCGCTGAGCTGGTCCAGGCGGCGGCCATGGCCCGCCGCTTCTACCTCGAGGGCAAATCCAAGATCCAGATCGCCGAGGAGTTCGGCGTCAGCCGCTTCAAGGTGGCCCGGGTCCTGGAGACCGCTCTCGAACGGGATCTCGTGCGGATCGAGATCCGGGTGCCGGCCGAGCTGGACGCGGAGCGCTCCGACGCGCTGCGCGCCCGCTACGGCCTCCGGCACGCGGTGGTGGTCGAGTCCCCGGCCGACGCCGAGGAGTCGCCCGACCCCGAGAACCTCGGAGAGGTGGCCGCCGACCTGCTCGGCGAGCTCGTCAACGAGGGCGATGTCCTCGGTCTCGCCTGGGGCCGCTCCACCATTCACATGGCCGCGGCCCTCGACCGGCTTCCGCCGTGCACGGTGGTGCAGCTGACGGGCGTCTACGACGCCGGGACCGCCGAGCGCGGTTCGGTGGAGGCGGTACGCCGCGCCGCCCAGGTGTCGGGCGGCGACGCCCACCCCATCTACGCGCCGATGCTGCTGCCCGACGCGGCGACCGCGGCGGCGCTGCGCAGCCAGACGGGGATCGCACGCGCCTTCGAGTACTTCGACAAGGTCACCGTCGCCTGTGTCTCCATCGGCTCCTGGGAGCCGGGCATCTCGACGGTGCACGACATGCTCAGTGACGAGGAGCGTGCCCACTACGCGTCCCTCGGAGTCGCCGCCGAGATGTCCGCTCACCTGTTCGACACCGAGGGCCGGCGGGTCGGCCGGGACCTGGGCGAGCGGTGCATCACCGTCGAGGCCGACCGGCTGCGCCGCATCCCCGAGGTCGTCGCGATCGCGGGCGGACAGCGCAAGGCGGCCGCGATCGACGCCGTACTGCGCTCCGGGCTCGTCACCAGCCTGGTGACGGACACCTCGGCCGCGGACTACCTGATGACGGCGGGCCCGGCACCACGCCCGGCGCTGTCCCGCCAGGACCCGGACGGGCCGTGA
- the metK gene encoding methionine adenosyltransferase has translation MSRRLFTSESVTEGHPDKIADQISDTILDALLREDPTSRVAVETLITTGLVHVAGEVTTKAYAPIAQLVRDKILEIGYDSSKKGFDGASCGVSVSIGSQSPDIAQGVDTAYESRVEGDEDELDKQGAGDQGLMFGYATDETPNLMPLPIHLAHRLSRRLSEVRKNGTIPYLRPDGKTQVTIEYDGDKAVRLDTVVVSSQHASDIDLDSLLAPDIREFVVEPELKALLDDGIKLDTEGYRLLVNPTGRFEIGGPMGDAGLTGRKIIIDTYGGMARHGGGAFSGKDPSKVDRSAAYAMRWVAKNVVAAGLATRCEVQVAYAIGKAEPVGLFVETFGTAKVDAEKIETAITEVFDLRPAAIIRDLDLLRPIYSQTAAYGHFGRELPDFTWERTDRVDALRRAVGL, from the coding sequence GTGTCCCGTCGCCTGTTCACCTCGGAGTCCGTGACCGAGGGTCACCCCGACAAGATCGCTGACCAGATCAGCGACACCATTCTCGACGCGCTTCTGCGGGAGGACCCGACGTCCCGGGTCGCCGTGGAGACGTTGATCACGACCGGCCTGGTGCACGTGGCCGGAGAGGTCACGACCAAGGCGTACGCGCCGATCGCCCAGCTGGTCCGGGACAAGATCCTGGAGATCGGCTACGACTCGTCGAAGAAGGGTTTCGACGGCGCTTCGTGCGGTGTCTCGGTGTCGATCGGCTCCCAGTCCCCGGACATCGCGCAGGGTGTCGACACGGCGTACGAGTCCCGCGTCGAGGGTGACGAGGACGAGCTCGACAAGCAGGGCGCGGGCGACCAGGGGCTGATGTTCGGGTACGCGACCGACGAGACGCCCAACCTGATGCCGCTGCCGATCCACCTGGCGCACCGGCTCTCCCGCCGTCTGTCCGAGGTCCGCAAGAACGGCACGATCCCCTACCTCCGTCCCGACGGAAAGACCCAGGTCACCATCGAGTACGACGGTGACAAGGCGGTCCGCCTGGACACGGTCGTGGTCTCCTCGCAGCACGCGAGCGACATCGACCTGGACTCGCTGCTCGCACCCGACATCCGCGAGTTCGTGGTGGAGCCGGAGCTGAAGGCCCTCCTCGACGACGGCATCAAGCTGGACACCGAGGGCTACCGCCTGCTGGTCAACCCGACCGGCCGCTTCGAGATCGGCGGCCCGATGGGCGACGCCGGCCTGACCGGCCGCAAGATCATCATCGACACCTACGGCGGCATGGCCCGCCACGGCGGCGGCGCCTTCTCCGGCAAGGACCCCTCCAAGGTCGACCGCTCCGCCGCGTACGCGATGCGCTGGGTCGCCAAGAACGTCGTCGCCGCGGGTCTCGCCACGCGCTGCGAGGTCCAGGTCGCCTACGCCATCGGCAAGGCCGAGCCCGTCGGTCTCTTCGTCGAGACCTTCGGCACCGCGAAGGTCGACGCCGAGAAGATCGAGACCGCCATCACCGAGGTCTTCGACCTCCGCCCGGCGGCCATCATCCGTGACCTCGACCTGCTGCGCCCGATCTACTCCCAGACGGCCGCGTACGGTCACTTCGGCCGGGAGCTGCCCGACTTCACGTGGGAGCGGACGGACCGGGTGGACGCGCTGCGCAGGGCCGTCGGCCTGTAG